GGAATGAACAGTTCAATcgctaaaaataaaacacactctTTGCTTTGTAGcaacaaatacatatttacttATTCTACAGTCACTCCTGTTGTCACTGCTGACCAAATTAAGGTTTTTCAGAACGGTGTATAACATGATGAAGGTAAAGGTGTAAAATCTGGTTTCGCCATTAGCAAATTTCCGCATATTAATCTCATCCCATAAAACAAGACATAAATTGACATCTAAAGCAATGTGGGCAACGTGTGTTCAAAAGAAAATCTTTGGTTGGGGGtaactttaaatgtttaaatctgtgTAATCTGATTGTCACATCTGGAATGTGTCGGCATCTGGCTCCAGTTAGGAAGAACTTCTGGGAGAGGGAAGTAAAACATACCTtcatataaataaagaaatgtgtCTGTGATCTGCAGAAGGTCTGAGAGTGAAAGATGTGTGCGTGGGTAGAGAATGGGTAAGAGTTGGgaactaaacgcagcatcatcTACAGCAGAgatgggaaacttttatcacagtgggtgCCAACAAAAGGggagtgtctattttttaaGAGAAAActctgttttctgtcattttgttgtcgttttgtgaggtTTGGACCCAAAGTGCCATGATGTCTATcaaattattataaatgtatgtcacactgaaaatttgaaaatgtaccTCTAGAtgaggggttctcaactggtctcaccctgggacccacattttgcctcagtcattaaaacaaaacccacttttttttttaagaattcaaccaaccaaatttagtttttcaaacatagctgttgaaaatgcaCATATCTAATcttttataaaacataaatctataaattttcctttgcaacatgcatttcccagcatgcctgtcaaaataaaagtttctttcaaaataaaagacaagtccaacatgaccATTGACCAGCtctccgtgacccacttttgggtcccgacccaccagttgagaattactTTTCTAGATCACGAGATAGGGTATGATGGGTATAATATTATTACACACAAACAGGTAGGGATTGAAGAAACAAAATGGGTTGCATAATTTAATCCACTCAAGaccattgtttttaattaatcaaCAGGATAGTATTTAAATTGTCTTGGTGATATTTGAGCTGTTAATTTATTGATAAATTAAATGCacaatgtgtgtatgtacagataCATATCTGTATTTGTATGagatgaacaaacatttagtgtTGGGAGTGTTGAAATAGTtgttgataaataataattagccTACAAGCAATgcatcttttaaaaaatgaattaggaGGATCTGAAAATTAACttccctgtgaccctgaaaaaagggtCTGAAAATGATAGATGGATGACAATTAACTATTTCAATGTTGAGGTTCTGCCATCTAGTGGGTATGAGCGGTACTACATTTAGATTTGCACTGCCATGGTTTCTCACACCAAAACAGAAGTTCAGACATGTTTATTGTCTTTAATCCCTGGTAACTTTAAGCTTCTCTCCTTTGTTTTTTAGGGGATCCTTCCTTCCTTGCAACCACCTTCCTGCCAGTCACCAAAGCAAGATTTAGCACGACACATCGAGCTAATGTTAACCAGAGGAATCGCACACATCTGCTGGGACATCCTCAACGACCTCCTCCTCATACCACTTCAAAACCAAGTCCCTCTCCAAGCACCCAACCCATTTTTAATGGCACGCTCCTTTACTGGGGGGATCTGAGCCGAACCCTGTCCTTTGCCTGGGAACTGCACGTCTACGGCACTGCGagtctcttcctcctcctgtttGCTGGAGCTGCTCTTGGACTCACTCTGTCCCCTGGTACAAACTGTCCTCATCGGGGTGCACTAGCACTTGCCAACGCTTTCTTGTTTCTGGCTGGAGGCTTCAGAGCAACTCTGTTTTTCATCGACCCGTATGGCACTCGTAACTTCCTGCCTCACTCTGCGGTTGCAGCCCTTTACAACTTGCCTCTCCACCTGCTGGTTTGGACTCTAGCTGCCCTGGCACTGCTGTCACTAAGAGTGTCTGGAGTCAACTTGTTACCATCTGCTCTGGAGCGCCCTCCACTGATAGCTGTGCTTGCAGTATTGCAGTGCACCTTGCTGCTGGCAGCTGATCTGTTCTCCTCAGCCCTGTCTCCTGTGGTGCCGGTCACTCTTCAGGTCCTGTCCTTGTGTTGGGGTCTGGCTCTCTGTCTGGGGTTTCTCTGCTTTGTCTTTCCACGCACACGTTATCCTCCTGTTCCCCAAATTGGAGCCCCTGTAGATGTAAGGAGGAAGGTCTGGACAGGGAATGCTAGAACCGGATTGATTCTAGGGAGAGTTCTGTCAGTGTGTGCAGTTCTGGGAACATTGTGTTGTGGCTTGCATGCCTATGCTACATTGTGGCTTTATGGAATTTTAGGAGATTGGACTCACTTTAGTTGGGGGTGGTGGCTTGTGCACTTTTGGGCACGGCTTTTGGAGCTGGCCTGGGGTTTTTTCCTCTTGCTGATGGGTTCCTGGCTGTTTTGGAGGCCTCGGAATTGTAGTGCACAGGAGGAAGGAAGTCAACTTCCGAGAACTACTGGAGACCTGACAACAACAAGTCAATCTGTGAATTCTTGCCAAAGACACACCTGCTGGTCCAAGATTGTCCAAAGCTTGAAGGGGAAGCCATGTCGGAAGTCTGACAGTAATGGTATGGGAGGAGGAGGATCAGGACCAGGATTAGGAGATGTGCCTAACAACTGTGGTGGTCAGGAACGCCCTGGTGCGGACATCAGCAAAAGTTTGATAAGGAACCAAAATTTGGAGCAATCCACAGCTCAGACACGGTGTGTCAAAGACAGTAACAGGGGACGCAACCCCAGGGGTCACTCTGCAGAACGCGGTTTGTGCGATGACTCCTCAAGCTCTTTGCTCAAACTGCCGACTTTAGGTCGACCTCCACAGCGCTCAACAAGTGGAAGTTTGGACCAGGACAGAGATCATTCTTTGTCTTTCTATGAGTTTGACCTACGCCCCCCCTCCCCCATTGACCTGACCCGCAGCATCGATGAAGCTCTGCACAGAGAACACCTTCTTGAAGGAGGAAGTCTGTTTCATCCTTTGAGTCAAACGTCACCCGGCTCGGGAATCAGTCAGGGACCTTGGCTTCGCAGGACTAGTGACCCTCAGTTGCTCTCGGATAGCAGTGACGATCCAACAGAGTCTTCCATGCCACTAGGAGGCAGCATTCTTAGCAGTGTGCCCAGTAGGCAGGTAACTGCCCCCCCAACCCCATCCCACCAGGGTCACAGATGGGTTGCCAACGGCGTAGGGAGTGTCCCATCATCAGTGTCCTGCCCTGTGTCACTGCGTCCTTCGAGGATGTCATCAGGGCAGCTTTGTGACGACGGGGTCGATGACACCCGACCATTTATCACCCCCGACTCTGAGAGGGTGCGAGGGCGACCTGGGAAACCAGCAGGTTCAAGAAGTTACCTCGAAGTGAGTCGGCATGATGATTCTGCGAGTGTCAGCAGTGAAATCATTGACCTTTAAACCAATATCATGCAATAAAGATAACGAGAGTCCATTAAACACATCCTTTTAACTCACCAAGACTTTACCTTCTTAACAATGTGGTCCACAAACAGCCCAAAACTGTTACCTTTCTGTTTTTGTGaaacaaaaaggtaaaaattgtACAATTGCTGAGGACACTAAAAATCAATTGCATCCTTTTTTGTTCTGCATAACACTGGCATGACTCTAATGCACTGACACCATAAAGACATAGCTCTTGCAGGTCAGTGCTAGCTTTAGATGTGTGATGATAATGAATTTGACCTCCTTACCCATCAGCGAGGGGATTAAAATTCTTATAAATACATTGAGGGTGCTGTCACACTGGTATGGTCCCGGACTCAGGACGAGGCAGGATAACAGCCGATAA
This portion of the Gouania willdenowi chromosome 7, fGouWil2.1, whole genome shotgun sequence genome encodes:
- the LOC114467593 gene encoding proline-rich transmembrane protein 3 is translated as MAPTSSLFPALLISILHCLLAQTNVDLSATFPSLDPPSQTPPNKLPAGFWPSLSPKGRSDVPIRVRDRSVTPNVVEQGQRTHSTPFTSVLSTQNIRSGPVETLTTSFRARTDTARLAFSRDFPKRDTNKNPFLPTVPLIADEAPVRLTSTTAGIADELSVTNVGSNDSQGLGSGSSSSAAEDGMAQYRPQPHTALSTVSDAKPSVKPRLFALNTTSTTSTVSTTLQTTRTSPLPGVTLQKTQTEELTEVLTANQVTLARPTPTQSSDDLLQTAGPLGSAPNQRRPHSNVTTLQETATPTVIPITQETGRVPLKTKGHLSQTAQLEQRDSSTSARTPRPGDPSFLATTFLPVTKARFSTTHRANVNQRNRTHLLGHPQRPPPHTTSKPSPSPSTQPIFNGTLLYWGDLSRTLSFAWELHVYGTASLFLLLFAGAALGLTLSPGTNCPHRGALALANAFLFLAGGFRATLFFIDPYGTRNFLPHSAVAALYNLPLHLLVWTLAALALLSLRVSGVNLLPSALERPPLIAVLAVLQCTLLLAADLFSSALSPVVPVTLQVLSLCWGLALCLGFLCFVFPRTRYPPVPQIGAPVDVRRKVWTGNARTGLILGRVLSVCAVLGTLCCGLHAYATLWLYGILGDWTHFSWGWWLVHFWARLLELAWGFFLLLMGSWLFWRPRNCSAQEEGSQLPRTTGDLTTTSQSVNSCQRHTCWSKIVQSLKGKPCRKSDSNGMGGGGSGPGLGDVPNNCGGQERPGADISKSLIRNQNLEQSTAQTRCVKDSNRGRNPRGHSAERGLCDDSSSSLLKLPTLGRPPQRSTSGSLDQDRDHSLSFYEFDLRPPSPIDLTRSIDEALHREHLLEGGSLFHPLSQTSPGSGISQGPWLRRTSDPQLLSDSSDDPTESSMPLGGSILSSVPSRQVTAPPTPSHQGHRWVANGVGSVPSSVSCPVSLRPSRMSSGQLCDDGVDDTRPFITPDSERVRGRPGKPAGSRSYLEVSRHDDSASVSSEIIDL